One window of Flavobacterium ammonificans genomic DNA carries:
- the rpsU gene encoding 30S ribosomal protein S21, translating into MLIIPIKDGENIDRALKRYKRKFDKTGTVRQLRARQAFIKPSVTNRMKFQKAAYIQNMRDNLES; encoded by the coding sequence ATGTTAATTATACCAATTAAAGACGGAGAAAATATCGATAGAGCATTAAAGCGCTATAAAAGAAAATTTGATAAAACAGGAACTGTTCGTCAGTTGCGTGCACGTCAAGCTTTCATTAAGCCATCTGTAACGAATAGAATGAAATTCCAGAAAGCGGCTTACATCCAAAACATGAGAGATAATTTAGAGAGTTAA